In Oceanobacillus sp. FSL K6-2867, one DNA window encodes the following:
- a CDS encoding AAA family ATPase: MKCQQCGTNEANINAQMQINNQRVEMHLCAACFQELQGKMMNSNDFFSNSPFGDFNEAFSNNFFQGNGASKTGTQTKQKAKKGNGLIDQLAKNLNDAARAGSIDSVIGRDKEIKRVIETLNRRTKNNPVLIGEPGVGKTAIAEGLAVKIVEGNVPAKLLNKEIYLLDVASLVANTGIRGQFEERMKKLIEELQARDNVILFIDEIHLIVGAGTAESSQMDAGNILKPALARGDLQLIGATTLKEYRQIEKDAALERRLQPIIVNEPSQEDAIQIINGIKDRYEAFHEVRYSDEVVRAFVTLSSRYIQDRFLPDKAIDLMDEVGSRLNLANAQKDSESLQKRLDEVVKEKQEAADKEDYERAANLRYQEIQLQKQVEKAVDGEKILDVDISDIQLIVEEKTGIPVTKMQADEQTKMKNIAENLRKKVIGQDEAVDKVAKAIRRSRAGLKSKDRPIGSFLFVGPTGVGKTELTKVLAEELFGTRDSMIRIDMSEYMEKHAVSKIIGSPPGYVGHEEAGQLTERVRRNPYSILLLDEIEKAHPDVQNMFLQIMEDGHLTDSHGRKVSFKETVIIMTSNAGTGVKTVNVGFNSDRHESVSTLENLSNYFKPEFLNRFDAIVNFNELAEKDLLQIVDLMLKELEETIAEINIHITITDEAKQELVKQGYDPRFGARPLRRVIQDKIEDQLTDLILEEETIEQVQVNAVNQEIVVQKK; this comes from the coding sequence ATGAAATGTCAACAATGTGGAACTAACGAAGCAAATATAAATGCGCAAATGCAGATAAATAATCAAAGAGTAGAAATGCACTTATGTGCTGCATGTTTCCAAGAGCTTCAAGGGAAGATGATGAATTCAAATGACTTTTTCTCAAACTCTCCGTTTGGGGATTTCAATGAAGCATTCTCAAATAACTTCTTCCAAGGTAATGGAGCAAGCAAAACGGGAACACAAACAAAACAAAAAGCAAAAAAAGGGAATGGCTTAATTGACCAATTAGCAAAAAACCTAAATGATGCAGCACGTGCTGGCAGCATTGATTCTGTAATCGGCCGTGATAAAGAAATTAAACGAGTTATTGAAACATTAAATAGAAGAACGAAAAATAATCCTGTCCTTATTGGTGAGCCGGGTGTTGGTAAAACAGCAATCGCAGAAGGACTAGCAGTTAAAATTGTAGAAGGTAACGTACCTGCAAAGCTGCTCAATAAGGAAATTTACTTGCTTGACGTTGCTTCACTTGTAGCGAACACAGGAATTCGCGGACAATTTGAAGAACGCATGAAAAAACTGATTGAAGAATTGCAAGCACGTGACAATGTTATCCTGTTTATCGATGAGATTCATTTAATCGTTGGTGCTGGAACTGCAGAAAGTTCCCAAATGGATGCAGGAAATATCCTGAAACCGGCACTAGCTCGCGGCGATCTTCAATTAATTGGTGCAACTACATTGAAGGAATACCGTCAGATTGAAAAGGATGCAGCTCTTGAACGTCGTCTGCAACCAATCATTGTTAATGAGCCATCACAAGAAGATGCTATTCAAATCATAAACGGAATTAAAGATCGTTATGAAGCATTCCATGAAGTTCGCTATTCAGATGAGGTTGTACGCGCCTTTGTAACCCTCTCAAGCCGTTATATTCAAGATCGCTTCTTGCCAGATAAAGCAATCGACTTGATGGATGAGGTTGGATCACGTCTAAACCTTGCAAATGCTCAAAAAGATTCTGAGTCTCTGCAGAAACGCTTAGATGAGGTAGTCAAAGAGAAACAAGAAGCGGCAGATAAAGAAGATTATGAACGTGCTGCGAATCTAAGATATCAGGAAATTCAATTACAAAAACAAGTTGAAAAAGCGGTCGACGGTGAAAAGATATTAGACGTCGATATTTCAGATATTCAATTAATTGTGGAAGAAAAAACAGGCATCCCAGTAACTAAAATGCAAGCAGACGAGCAAACAAAAATGAAAAATATTGCTGAAAACCTGCGCAAGAAAGTAATTGGTCAGGATGAAGCAGTTGATAAAGTTGCTAAAGCAATCCGCCGCAGCCGTGCAGGACTAAAATCGAAAGATCGTCCAATTGGTTCCTTCTTATTTGTCGGACCGACTGGTGTAGGGAAAACCGAACTCACAAAAGTATTAGCAGAAGAATTATTCGGTACGCGTGATTCGATGATTCGTATTGATATGAGTGAGTACATGGAAAAACACGCCGTGTCTAAAATCATTGGTTCACCTCCAGGCTATGTTGGTCACGAAGAAGCAGGACAACTAACTGAGCGTGTACGTCGCAATCCATATTCTATCCTGCTTTTGGATGAAATTGAAAAAGCACATCCAGACGTACAGAATATGTTCCTGCAAATCATGGAGGACGGTCATTTAACCGATTCACATGGCAGAAAGGTCAGCTTCAAAGAAACTGTGATTATTATGACAAGTAACGCAGGAACTGGTGTAAAAACAGTCAATGTTGGCTTTAATAGCGATCGTCATGAATCGGTATCAACATTGGAAAACCTAAGTAACTATTTTAAACCAGAATTCCTGAACCGTTTCGATGCGATTGTTAACTTTAATGAGCTAGCAGAAAAAGATCTATTACAGATTGTTGATCTAATGCTAAAAGAGCTTGAAGAAACGATTGCAGAAATTAATATTCACATTACAATTACGGACGAAGCGAAACAGGAGCTAGTTAAGCAGGGCTATGATCCAAGATTCGGTGCAAGACCACTACGCCGCGTCATCCAGGATAAAATTGAGGATCAATTAACAGATCTCATTTTAGAAGAAGAAACAATCGAACAGGTTCAAGTTAATGCTGTTAATCAAGAGATTGTTGTTCAGAAAAAATAA